A single genomic interval of Streptococcus oralis subsp. dentisani harbors:
- a CDS encoding acetyl-CoA carboxylase carboxyl transferase subunit alpha, producing the protein MNIAKIVREAREQSRLTALDFANGIFDEFIELHGDRSFRDDGAVIGGIGWLGEQAVTVVGIQKGKSLHDNLKRNFGQPHPEGYRKALRLMKQAEKFGRPVVTFINTAGAYPGVGAEERGQGEAIARNLMEMSDLKVPIIAIIIGEGGSGGALALAVANRVWMLENSIYAVLSPEGFASILWKDGSRAMEAAELMKITSHELLEMGIVDKVISEAGLSSKELLGCVKNELRAELDRLQELPLDQLIEERYQRFRKY; encoded by the coding sequence ATGAATATTGCAAAAATAGTCAGAGAGGCACGCGAGCAGAGTCGCTTGACTGCACTTGATTTTGCCAATGGAATCTTTGACGAGTTTATCGAATTGCATGGAGATCGCTCTTTCCGTGATGATGGTGCGGTTATCGGTGGAATTGGCTGGTTAGGTGAACAAGCAGTAACTGTCGTTGGTATCCAAAAGGGGAAGAGTCTTCATGACAACCTCAAACGAAATTTCGGACAACCTCATCCAGAAGGTTATCGTAAGGCCTTACGCTTGATGAAACAGGCAGAAAAGTTTGGTCGTCCAGTTGTGACCTTTATCAATACGGCGGGTGCTTACCCAGGTGTTGGAGCCGAGGAACGTGGACAAGGTGAAGCAATCGCCCGAAACCTGATGGAAATGAGTGATCTCAAGGTTCCAATCATCGCGATTATTATCGGTGAAGGTGGATCTGGTGGGGCCCTAGCTCTAGCCGTAGCTAACCGTGTCTGGATGTTAGAAAACTCAATCTACGCCGTACTTAGCCCGGAAGGATTTGCCTCTATCCTTTGGAAGGATGGAAGTCGTGCTATGGAAGCGGCGGAGTTGATGAAAATCACTTCACATGAACTCCTAGAAATGGGAATCGTAGACAAGGTAATCTCAGAAGCAGGGCTGTCAAGTAAAGAACTGCTAGGTTGCGTTAAAAATGAATTGCGTGCAGAACTAGATAGATTGCAAGAACTACCACTCGACCAACTTATCGAAGAACGTTACCAACGGTTTAGAAAATACTAA
- a CDS encoding CPBP family intramembrane glutamic endopeptidase — protein MKKLGHLGVYTSLVFLSVYLPELWIMHLTKILGWGIDGYSIISLVWELVLVVLFVFWLKKKEMLFIFEKKAWTWSTIFPLVVSLVACYFVRQLVDAFQIQYHYLVDNKYIFQKLLSILYSNGQPTFLSTVLGFILTVVVAPISEELIDRGYFMNTFFPQSKYYLDVILSALIFGISHLILTHRDPIGLIIYSFIGLFFALVYRWTKNLKITILCHSFFNFLIYAKPIWIFVYNYVYYHFFR, from the coding sequence ATGAAAAAACTAGGGCACTTGGGAGTCTATACATCACTGGTATTTCTATCGGTTTATCTACCAGAGTTATGGATTATGCATCTAACTAAGATATTGGGATGGGGGATAGATGGCTATTCTATCATTTCACTTGTTTGGGAACTAGTTCTTGTAGTCTTATTTGTCTTTTGGTTAAAAAAGAAAGAGATGCTCTTTATCTTTGAAAAAAAGGCTTGGACTTGGTCAACGATTTTTCCCCTTGTAGTCAGTCTAGTAGCTTGTTATTTTGTTCGTCAATTGGTGGATGCTTTTCAGATACAGTATCACTATTTAGTTGATAACAAGTATATTTTTCAAAAGCTACTTTCTATCCTTTATTCAAATGGACAACCAACTTTTCTATCAACCGTTCTCGGTTTTATTTTAACAGTAGTCGTCGCACCTATATCAGAGGAACTAATTGATAGAGGGTATTTTATGAATACCTTCTTTCCCCAGTCCAAGTATTATTTGGATGTTATCCTATCTGCTCTCATCTTTGGGATTAGCCATTTAATCCTAACTCACCGAGACCCTATCGGTTTGATTATTTATAGTTTTATTGGTCTTTTCTTTGCTCTAGTATATCGTTGGACAAAGAACTTAAAAATCACCATCCTCTGTCATAGTTTTTTCAACTTTCTCATTTATGCAAAACCCATCTGGATTTTTGTTTATAATTATGTCTATTACCACTTTTTTAGATAG
- the nusB gene encoding transcription antitermination factor NusB, whose translation MTSPLLESRRELRKCAFQALMSLEFGTDVETACRFAYTHDREDTDVQLPAFLTELVSGVQAKKEELDKQITQHLKAGWTIERLTLVERNLLRLGVFEITSFDTPQLVAVNEAIELAKNFSDQKSARFINGLLSQFVTEEQ comes from the coding sequence ATGACTAGTCCACTATTAGAATCTAGACGTGAGCTCCGTAAATGCGCTTTTCAAGCTCTCATGAGCCTTGAGTTCGGTACAGATGTCGAAACTGCTTGTCGTTTCGCCTACACACACGATCGTGAAGATACGGATGTGCAACTTCCAGCCTTTTTGACAGAGCTAGTTTCTGGTGTTCAGGCTAAAAAGGAAGAACTAGACAAGCAAATCACACAGCATTTAAAAGCAGGTTGGACCATTGAACGTTTAACGCTCGTGGAGAGAAACCTCCTTCGCTTGGGAGTCTTTGAAATCACTTCATTTGACACCCCTCAGCTAGTTGCTGTTAATGAAGCTATCGAGCTTGCAAAGAACTTCTCAGATCAAAAGTCTGCCCGTTTTATCAATGGACTGCTCAGCCAGTTTGTAACAGAAGAACAGTAA
- a CDS encoding Asp23/Gls24 family envelope stress response protein produces MGIEEQLGEIVIAPRVLEKIIAVATAKVEGVHSFSNKSVSDTLSKLSLGRGVYLKNVDEELTADIYLYLEYGVKVPKVAVAIQKAVKDAVRNMADVELAAINIHVAGIVPDKTPKPDLKDLFDEDFLND; encoded by the coding sequence ATGGGAATTGAAGAACAACTTGGCGAAATCGTTATCGCCCCACGTGTACTTGAAAAAATCATTGCTGTTGCTACTGCAAAGGTAGAGGGCGTACACTCTTTTTCAAACAAATCAGTATCTGATACCCTTTCAAAACTTTCACTCGGCCGTGGCGTTTATCTTAAAAACGTGGACGAAGAACTCACAGCAGATATCTACCTCTACCTTGAGTACGGAGTAAAAGTTCCTAAGGTAGCTGTTGCTATCCAAAAAGCTGTCAAAGATGCAGTCCGCAATATGGCTGATGTAGAACTCGCTGCTATCAATATCCACGTTGCAGGTATTGTTCCAGATAAAACACCAAAACCAGACTTGAAAGACTTGTTTGATGAGGATTTCCTCAATGACTAG
- the efp gene encoding elongation factor P has translation MIEASKLKAGMTFETADGKLIRVLEASHHKPGKGNTIMRMKLRDVRTGSTFDTSYRPEEKFEQAIIETVPAQYLYKMDDTAYFMNTETYDQYEIPVVNVENELLYILENSEVKIQFYGTEVIGVTVPTTVELTVAETQPSIKGATVTGSGKPATMETGLVVNVPDFIEAGQKLVINTAEGTYVSRA, from the coding sequence ATGATTGAAGCAAGTAAATTAAAAGCTGGTATGACCTTTGAAACAGCTGACGGAAAATTGATCCGCGTTTTGGAAGCTAGCCACCACAAACCAGGTAAAGGAAACACGATCATGCGTATGAAATTGCGTGATGTCCGTACTGGTTCTACATTTGACACAAGCTATCGTCCAGAGGAAAAATTTGAACAAGCCATCATCGAGACTGTCCCAGCTCAATACTTGTACAAAATGGATGACACAGCTTACTTCATGAATACAGAAACTTACGACCAATACGAAATCCCTGTAGTCAACGTTGAAAACGAATTGCTTTACATCCTTGAGAACTCAGAAGTGAAGATCCAATTCTACGGAACTGAAGTGATTGGTGTTACCGTTCCTACTACTGTCGAATTGACAGTTGCAGAAACTCAACCATCTATCAAAGGTGCTACTGTTACAGGTTCTGGTAAACCAGCAACGATGGAAACTGGACTTGTCGTAAACGTTCCAGACTTCATCGAAGCAGGACAAAAACTCGTTATCAACACTGCAGAAGGAACTTACGTTTCTCGTGCCTAA
- the gatB gene encoding Asp-tRNA(Asn)/Glu-tRNA(Gln) amidotransferase subunit GatB, translating to MNFETVIGLEVHVELNTNSKIFSPTSAHFGNDQNANTNVIDWSFPGVLPVLNKGVVDAGIKAALALNMDIHKKMHFDRKNYFYPDNPKAYQISQFDEPIGYNGWIEVELEDGTTKKIGIERAHLEEDAGKNTHGTDGYSYVDLNRQGVPLIEIVSEADMRSPEEAYAYLTALKEVIQYAGISDVKMEEGSMRVDANISLRPYGQEKFGTKTELKNLNSFSNVRKGLEYEVQRQAEILRSGGQIRQETRRYDEANKATILMRVKEGAADYRYFPEPDLPLFEISDEWIEEMRIELPEFPKERRARYVSELGLSDYDASQLTANKVTSDFFEKAVALGGDAKQVSNWLQGEVAQFLNAEGKTLEQIELTPENLVEMIAIIEDGTISSKIAKKVFVHLAKNGGGAREYVEKAGMVQISDPDVLIPIIHQVFADNEAAVADFKSGKRNADKAFTGFLMKATKGQANPQVALKLLAQELAKLKDSE from the coding sequence CCAGGCGTACTGCCAGTTCTCAACAAGGGTGTCGTCGATGCTGGTATTAAGGCAGCTCTTGCCCTCAACATGGACATCCACAAAAAGATGCATTTTGACCGCAAGAACTACTTCTATCCTGATAATCCCAAAGCCTACCAAATTTCTCAGTTTGATGAACCTATCGGTTATAATGGTTGGATTGAAGTCGAGCTAGAAGACGGTACAACTAAGAAAATCGGGATCGAGCGTGCCCACTTGGAAGAAGACGCTGGTAAAAACACCCACGGTACAGATGGCTACTCTTACGTTGACCTCAACCGCCAAGGGGTACCCTTGATTGAGATTGTATCTGAGGCTGACATGCGTTCTCCTGAAGAAGCCTACGCTTATCTGACAGCACTCAAGGAAGTTATCCAGTATGCTGGCATTTCTGACGTTAAGATGGAAGAAGGTTCTATGCGTGTTGATGCCAACATCTCCCTTCGTCCTTATGGTCAAGAGAAATTCGGTACCAAGACTGAATTGAAAAACCTCAACTCCTTCTCAAATGTCCGTAAAGGGCTTGAATACGAAGTCCAACGTCAAGCCGAAATCCTTCGCTCAGGTGGTCAAATTCGCCAAGAAACTCGCCGTTACGATGAAGCAAACAAAGCAACCATCCTCATGCGTGTTAAGGAAGGCGCTGCAGACTACCGCTACTTCCCAGAACCAGACCTACCGCTCTTTGAAATCTCAGACGAGTGGATTGAGGAAATGCGCATAGAATTGCCAGAATTTCCAAAAGAACGCCGTGCACGCTACGTCTCTGAACTTGGTTTGTCAGACTACGATGCTAGCCAGTTGACGGCAAACAAAGTCACTTCTGACTTCTTTGAAAAAGCTGTTGCCCTTGGTGGTGATGCCAAACAAGTCTCTAACTGGCTCCAAGGCGAAGTTGCTCAATTCTTGAACGCTGAAGGCAAAACACTAGAACAAATCGAATTGACACCAGAAAACTTGGTAGAAATGATTGCCATCATCGAAGATGGTACCATCTCATCCAAGATTGCCAAGAAAGTCTTTGTCCATCTGGCTAAAAATGGCGGTGGTGCGCGTGAATACGTGGAAAAAGCAGGTATGGTCCAAATCTCTGATCCAGATGTTCTGATTCCAATCATCCACCAAGTCTTTGCGGATAACGAAGCTGCCGTTGCCGACTTCAAATCAGGTAAACGCAACGCAGACAAGGCCTTCACAGGATTCCTTATGAAGGCAACCAAAGGCCAAGCTAATCCACAAGTCGCCCTTAAACTCCTTGCACAAGAATTGGCGAAGTTGAAAGACAGTGAGTAA